Below is a genomic region from Spirosoma radiotolerans.
GAATCTCATAAAAGGGGGCGATCTTACCAATGCTATCGTGATTGTGGATCGGGAAGTAAAGGACGGTGAACTGGATTACCTGGCCGACCTGTTGCATAAGCCGAAGGTAAGCGTCAATAAGCAGGAAGGCATTCTGAATAATCTGGAGTTGCATTATCCCAACGAAATGGCGCGCCACAAACTGCTCGACATGGTGGGCGATCTGGCCCTGATTGGGCGGCCCATTAAGGCGCAGATTCTGGCTGCCCGTCCGGGGCATGCGGCTAACGTGGCGTTTGCCAAAAAGATCAAGAAACTGATTCAGAAAAACGCGGCTAACCAGGTTCCTAAATACGATTCGACGCAACCGCCCGTGCTGGACATTAACCGCATTTCGCAGTTGCTGCCCCATCGCTATCCATTTCAGATGATCGACAAAATCATCGCGCTGGACGAAAATAGCGTCGTCGGTATCAAAAACGTGACGATGAATGAGCCGTATTTTCCGGGTCACTTTCCGGGAAATCCGGTGATGCCGGGCGTTATGCAACTGGAAGCGATGGCGCAAACGGGTGGGATTCTGGTCTTAAGCACCGTACCCGACCCCGAAAATTACTGGCCCTTTTTAGTCGGTATTGAGAATTGCCGTTTCCGTCGCAACGTTTTACCGGGCGATACCGTCATTTTTCGATGTGAGTTCACATCACCCATGAAGCGCGGTATTGTGAAAATGCAGGGTCGTGGCTATGTAAGCAATCAACTGGTGTGCGAAGCCGACATGATCGCCAGTCTGGTTAAGAAAAAGTAGTGAGCCGGGCGGCCGGAGTAAAATGATGAAGGATGGATGATACGTGATGGTCGTTTTAATTGTCAGGCTATCAGTTGTTTATCTTTTATAATTCATCATTCATCATTCATCATTAAAGAAATGATTCAACCATTAGCTTACATTCACCCTGAAGCGAAAATAGCGCAGAACGTGGTGATCGAGCCATTTGCGATTATCCATAAAGACGTTGAGATTGCCGAAGGAACATGGATCGGTTCGCATGCGGTAATCAACGAAGGGGCTCGCATCGGCCGTAACTGTAAAATTTATCCGGGAGCGGTAATTTCATCCACTCCGCAGGATTTGAAGTTCAACAACGAATACACCCGGACCTACATTGGCGATAATACAACCATTCGTGAATACGCTACCATTAGCCGGGGAACGGAAGAGCACTGGAAAACGGAAATCGGTTCTGATTGTCTCGTGATGGCTTACGCCCATGTGGCGCACGATTGCCGGATTGGTAATCATTGCCTGATTATCAATAATGTGCAAATGGG
It encodes:
- a CDS encoding bifunctional UDP-3-O-[3-hydroxymyristoyl] N-acetylglucosamine deacetylase/3-hydroxyacyl-ACP dehydratase, which encodes MNTKQQTIQKAVSVSGVGLHTGVSATMTFLPAPTNHGYKFQRIDLPGQPIVDADVDNVVDLSRGTTIEQSGARIHTVEHTLAALVGLQLDNVLIQLDGPEPPIMDGSSIQFIDALRDAGIEEQNATRNYFEVSEYVHYRNAEKDIELAALPLDDYRLTVMVDYNSRVISSQHAYLNDISQFPEQIANCRTFVFLHELEALYKQNLIKGGDLTNAIVIVDREVKDGELDYLADLLHKPKVSVNKQEGILNNLELHYPNEMARHKLLDMVGDLALIGRPIKAQILAARPGHAANVAFAKKIKKLIQKNAANQVPKYDSTQPPVLDINRISQLLPHRYPFQMIDKIIALDENSVVGIKNVTMNEPYFPGHFPGNPVMPGVMQLEAMAQTGGILVLSTVPDPENYWPFLVGIENCRFRRNVLPGDTVIFRCEFTSPMKRGIVKMQGRGYVSNQLVCEADMIASLVKKK
- the lpxA gene encoding acyl-ACP--UDP-N-acetylglucosamine O-acyltransferase, translating into MIQPLAYIHPEAKIAQNVVIEPFAIIHKDVEIAEGTWIGSHAVINEGARIGRNCKIYPGAVISSTPQDLKFNNEYTRTYIGDNTTIREYATISRGTEEHWKTEIGSDCLVMAYAHVAHDCRIGNHCLIINNVQMGGHVHMGNWAIIGGSSSVHQWVKIGAHAMISGGSLVRKDVPPFTKAAREPLSYTGINSIGLRRRGFENDKINQIQEIYRYIYMRGLNNADALTQIELELPPSDERDEIVNFIRSSERGIMKGPSNSSAERE